Proteins from a genomic interval of Panthera tigris isolate Pti1 chromosome A2, P.tigris_Pti1_mat1.1, whole genome shotgun sequence:
- the YAE1 gene encoding protein YAE1 homolog: MSWVQSTPLVQGPGEEGDVFDEEADESLLVQREWQSHMLRRVKEGYRDGIDAGKAVTLQQGFNQGYKEGAEVIINYGQLRGTLSALLSWCHLHDNGSALISKINSLLDAVGQCEEYVLKHLKSITSQPHVVDLLDSIQDMDLGHVAPAEKKMDEGKDERLCENNAELHKNCGKSLSEADCSSLECCRIQEQTHSENPSLTWILEQTASLVKQLGVSLDVLQHLKQL, translated from the exons ATGTCGTGGGTTCAAAGTACTCCCTTGGTCCAGGGTCCCGGAGAAGAGGGGGACGTGTTTGACGAGGAAGCGGACGAGTCGCTCCTGGTGCAGCGGGAATGGCAGAGCCACATGCTGAGACGAGTCAAA gaaggtTACAGAGATGGAATAGATGCGGGCAAAGCAGTTACTCTTCAACAAGGCTTCAATCAAGGTTATAAGGAAGGTGCAGAAGTCATTATAAACTACGGGCAACTCAGAGGAACATTGAG tGCTTTGCTCTCCTGGTGTCACCTTCATGATAATGGTTCGGCTCTGATCAGTAAAATAAATAGTCTTCTGGATGCAGTTGGCCAGTGTGAAGAGTATGTGCTCAAACATCTGAAATCAATCACGTCTCAGCCCCATGTGGTAGATTTGTTGGACTCTATTCAGGATATGGACCTTGGTCATGTAGCTCCAGCTGAGAAAAAGATGGATGAAGGTAAAGATGAAAGACTCTGTGAAAATAATGCTGAGCTTCACAAAAACTGTGGCAAGAGTCTTAGTGAGGCAGATTGTTCATCTCTAGAATGTTGTAGAATACAAGAGCAGACACATTCTGAAAACCCAAGCCTCACATGGATTTTAGAACAGACAGCCAGTTTGGTCAAACAGCTGGGAGTATCACTTGACGTATTACAGCACctcaaacaattataa